The following nucleotide sequence is from Acetivibrio cellulolyticus CD2.
TCTTCAAACACCAAAAAAGATGAAAAGCAAGAAGGTGAAGAATTAAACAAATACCAGAAGGAAATTGATGTTCAATATAAAGTATTAGAAAAAATTGCTTCACTTTACGATACTACCGTTAAATGCACCAATGAAAAATCTGAGTTCTTTTACAATATGTCCCACGAATTGAAAACTCCTTTAACTGTTATATTAGGTGCAATTCAGCTTATCGAGCAAAAAAACTCCGTTATAGAAGTTGACAGAAGAAAATCCAGTAAACACATAACAACTATAAAACAAAACTGTTATAGGCTCCTGCGATTAATTAACAATATGCTGGATTTAAGCCGCATTGAATCCGGTTACATAAAATCCAATATGATTAACTGCAATATTGTTTACCTTGTTGAAGAAATCTCACTGTCAGTTATACCGTATGCTGAACAAAAATCACTGACTATTGAATTTGATACTACGTCAGAGGAAATAATTTCTGCAGTCGACATTGATAAAATTGAAAGGATTATACTAAACCTCTTATCAAATGCTATTAAGTTTACAAATCCAGGAGGCAAAATTTCAATAACTGTATCAGCCAAAAATGATAAAGTGCATATTAGCGTAAAGGATACAGGTATCGGAATACCAAAAGATATGCTCCATAATGTATTTGAGCGTTACCAGCA
It contains:
- a CDS encoding sensor histidine kinase — its product is MLLILNLSSFIAYKEVGIGLSPSIFLIQFKYNVVLEGVLLGVLFLTNIIMLKNQSSNTKKDEKQEGEELNKYQKEIDVQYKVLEKIASLYDTTVKCTNEKSEFFYNMSHELKTPLTVILGAIQLIEQKNSVIEVDRRKSSKHITTIKQNCYRLLRLINNMLDLSRIESGYIKSNMINCNIVYLVEEISLSVIPYAEQKSLTIEFDTTSEEIISAVDIDKIERIILNLLSNAIKFTNPGGKISITVSAKNDKVHISVKDTGIGIPKDMLHNVFERYQQVDSSLTKGIEGSGLGLSIVKSFVELHDGNIKVKSEPNVGSEFHIDLPIKHIESSDSNHSTTGHDNQMRIIEAINIEFSEIYHIAS